A window from Sphingopyxis alaskensis RB2256 encodes these proteins:
- a CDS encoding TerC family protein produces MEFLFADWLGTPAWFWLAFIAIVIALTAFDLGILNKENKEMGIGESLKLSALYIGIALAFGAWVWSAKGGEAGLQYYTGFFIEKALSIDNIFVISLIFTTFAIPPRYQYRALLWGIVAVIVLRGIMIAGGAALVSEYGWLLYVFAAFLIFTGVKMLFASEKPMDVAGNPVVKWLSRHMPITNELHGERFFVRVPDSKTGKLALAATPLFLALVVINLADLVFAVDSVPAIFAITTDTFIVYTSNIMAILGLRALYFALSAMVHRFHYLKYALALVLVFIGSKIFVADFILGSDKFPPLVSLGVTVALIAGGIIWSLVKTREEKAALRQ; encoded by the coding sequence ATGGAGTTTCTGTTCGCCGACTGGCTGGGCACCCCGGCCTGGTTCTGGCTGGCCTTTATCGCCATCGTCATCGCGCTGACCGCCTTTGACCTTGGCATTCTCAACAAGGAAAACAAGGAAATGGGGATCGGCGAGAGCCTCAAGCTCTCGGCGCTTTACATCGGCATTGCCCTCGCGTTCGGCGCGTGGGTCTGGAGCGCGAAGGGCGGCGAGGCCGGCCTCCAATATTATACCGGCTTCTTTATCGAGAAGGCGCTGTCGATCGACAATATCTTTGTCATTTCGCTGATTTTCACGACGTTCGCGATTCCGCCGCGTTACCAGTATCGCGCGCTGCTTTGGGGCATCGTCGCGGTGATCGTGCTGCGCGGGATCATGATCGCGGGCGGCGCGGCGCTGGTCAGCGAATATGGCTGGCTGCTTTATGTCTTCGCCGCCTTCCTCATCTTCACCGGCGTCAAGATGCTGTTTGCAAGCGAAAAGCCGATGGACGTTGCGGGCAATCCGGTCGTCAAATGGCTGTCGCGCCACATGCCGATCACAAACGAACTGCACGGCGAGCGCTTCTTCGTCCGCGTGCCCGACAGCAAGACGGGCAAGCTGGCGCTCGCGGCGACGCCGCTGTTCCTCGCGCTGGTCGTCATAAACCTCGCCGACCTGGTGTTCGCGGTCGACAGCGTGCCGGCGATCTTTGCGATCACCACGGACACCTTCATCGTCTATACGTCGAACATCATGGCGATCCTTGGCCTTCGCGCGCTCTACTTCGCCCTGTCGGCGATGGTGCATCGCTTCCATTATCTCAAATATGCGCTTGCGCTGGTGCTTGTGTTCATCGGGTCGAAAATCTTCGTTGCCGATTTCATCCTCGGCAGCGACAAGTTCCCGCCGCTTGTCAGTCTTGGCGTGACCGTCGCGCTGATCGCGGGCGGCATCATCTGGTCGCTCGTCAAAACGCGCGAAGAGAAGGCGGCGCTGCGCCAGTAA
- a CDS encoding crotonase/enoyl-CoA hydratase family protein, whose translation MSVAIAKDGPVTIVTIDRPNKRNAVDPTTAEALRDAFTAFAADEAAKVAILTGSAGHFCAGFDLGAVGASRHDPDGPGPMGPTRMLMDKPVIAAIEGHAVAGGLELALWCDLRVAAAGAVFGVYCRRWGVPLIDGGTVRLPRIVGQGRALDMILTGRPVAADEAQRIGLADRVVPDGDALSAAIDLAKHVAAFPQICMNSDRLSAYRQWDFDIEGALAHEARAGVIPLREGAAAGARRFTEGAGRGGSFAPLRETDC comes from the coding sequence ATGAGCGTTGCAATCGCAAAGGATGGGCCCGTCACCATCGTCACCATCGACCGGCCGAACAAACGCAACGCAGTCGATCCGACGACCGCCGAGGCACTAAGGGACGCCTTCACCGCCTTTGCCGCCGACGAGGCGGCAAAGGTCGCGATCCTGACGGGTAGTGCGGGCCATTTCTGCGCAGGTTTCGACCTTGGCGCGGTCGGCGCCAGCCGCCACGATCCCGACGGACCAGGTCCCATGGGCCCGACGCGAATGTTGATGGACAAACCCGTGATCGCCGCGATCGAGGGCCATGCGGTGGCAGGTGGGCTCGAACTCGCGCTCTGGTGCGACCTGCGCGTCGCTGCCGCTGGTGCCGTTTTCGGCGTCTATTGCCGCCGCTGGGGCGTCCCGCTGATCGATGGCGGCACCGTCCGCCTTCCGCGCATCGTTGGGCAGGGGCGCGCGCTCGACATGATCCTCACCGGTCGGCCGGTGGCCGCCGACGAAGCGCAGCGCATCGGCCTTGCCGACCGGGTCGTTCCCGACGGCGACGCGCTGAGCGCCGCGATCGATCTCGCGAAACATGTCGCTGCCTTCCCGCAAATCTGCATGAACAGCGACCGATTGAGCGCCTATCGCCAGTGGGACTTCGACATCGAAGGCGCACTGGCGCACGAAGCCCGCGCAGGGGTCATCCCGCTCCGCGAGGGGGCAGCGGCGGGCGCGAGGCGATTTACCGAAGGTGCAGGCCGCGGAGGCAGTTTTGCGCCTTTAAGGGAGACTGACTGCTAG